A DNA window from Sphingomonas changnyeongensis contains the following coding sequences:
- a CDS encoding aminotransferase class V-fold PLP-dependent enzyme, with translation MTLRRYHAPVWDEPVIMATGAPGRRGQLFPLAPEGAALVPPALRRAAPPALPENAEPDVLRHYLRLSQQTMGMIGVSLFGTCTMKYNPRRGEQHAARPEIADLHPAQHPETMQGLLEAVHGLEQILCGLSGMDAFTFQAAGGADAAYTQACITRAYHAARGEAGQRTEIITSIQSHPCNPATAATAGFQVITLPLGPNGYPTLESLEAALSPRTAALMINNPDDMGVYNPEIDVWVRKVKAAGGLAFYDHANFNGVMSKIRARDLGFDACMFMLHKTFGVSKGAVGRRSVPMAARQSWRASCPGRAWLPTANGSILSMAMPQPPGCASSWAICSRCSKPMSGRGRWGPRAFRKRPTCRSS, from the coding sequence ATGACGCTGCGCCGCTATCACGCGCCGGTCTGGGACGAACCCGTCATCATGGCGACCGGTGCCCCGGGCCGCCGGGGTCAGCTGTTCCCGCTCGCCCCCGAAGGCGCGGCCCTGGTGCCGCCGGCGCTGCGCCGGGCCGCGCCGCCCGCGCTGCCGGAAAATGCCGAGCCGGACGTGCTGCGCCATTATCTGCGCCTGTCGCAGCAGACGATGGGCATGATCGGCGTCAGCCTGTTCGGCACCTGCACGATGAAATACAATCCGCGCCGCGGCGAACAACATGCCGCGCGCCCCGAAATCGCCGATCTGCATCCGGCCCAGCATCCCGAGACGATGCAGGGCCTGCTGGAGGCGGTGCACGGGCTTGAGCAGATCCTCTGCGGGCTGTCGGGGATGGACGCGTTCACCTTCCAGGCGGCGGGCGGGGCGGATGCGGCCTATACCCAGGCCTGCATCACCCGCGCTTATCACGCCGCGCGCGGCGAGGCCGGCCAGCGCACCGAGATCATCACCAGCATCCAGTCGCATCCCTGCAACCCGGCGACCGCCGCGACCGCCGGTTTTCAGGTCATCACCCTGCCGCTTGGTCCCAATGGCTATCCGACGCTCGAAAGCCTGGAGGCGGCGCTGTCGCCGCGCACCGCGGCGCTGATGATCAACAATCCCGATGACATGGGGGTCTATAATCCCGAAATCGACGTCTGGGTCAGGAAGGTGAAGGCGGCGGGCGGCCTTGCCTTTTACGATCACGCCAACTTCAACGGCGTGATGAGCAAGATCCGCGCCCGCGATCTGGGCTTTGATGCCTGCATGTTCATGCTCCACAAGACCTTCGGCGTGTCGAAGGGGGCGGTGGGCCGGCGGTCGGTGCCTATGGCTGCTCGGCAGAGCTGGCGCGCTTCCTGCCCGGGCCGCGCGTGGTTGCCGACGGCGAACGGTTCGATCTTGTCCATGGCGATGCCGCAGCCCCCAGGGTGCGCGAGTTCATGGGCAATCTGCAGCAGGTGTTCAAAGCCTATGTCTGGGCGCGGGCGATGGGGGCCGAGGGCATTTCGGAAGCGTCCGACATGTCGGTCATCCTGA
- the gcvPA gene encoding aminomethyl-transferring glycine dehydrogenase subunit GcvPA, with protein sequence MPNSTAAQRTALLDAIGVPDAEPLFGQIPPAHRLRTPLALPPALASEIELTRHLDGLIARNRPAGKMLSFLGAGCWQHHVPAVVDEIVTRSEFLTPVWGTPSSDFGRNQAWFEFTSQLGALLDLDLVGLPVYSWGCAAGHALRMAARLNGRRRVLVPALLCPERRAVIDSYCASATEQHAILIDTYPCDRLGRADIDALKALAGPDIAAIYFENPAFLGGLEHRAADIVDIAHAAGAEAVVGVDPISLGVVAPPGAYGADIAVGTIQTLGIHMHAGGGLGGFIASRDEDRYAAEYPTLLNSITEAVDGSLQFGLMRFHQSSYGSREEGKDWTGNSTYLWAIGASVYMALLGPAGFREVGELILARSHAAAERLARVPGLSVAATGGFFKEFTVTFDRVPVEAVDRALRGAGILGGLPLTGALPGMGNSALYAFTEVHDHAAIERLATTLEELLA encoded by the coding sequence ATGCCCAACTCCACCGCCGCACAGCGCACCGCGCTGCTCGACGCGATCGGCGTCCCCGATGCCGAACCCCTGTTCGGGCAGATCCCGCCTGCTCACCGGCTGCGGACACCTTTGGCGCTGCCGCCCGCGCTCGCAAGCGAGATCGAGCTGACGCGTCATCTGGACGGACTGATCGCCCGCAACCGGCCGGCCGGCAAGATGCTGAGCTTTCTGGGGGCCGGGTGCTGGCAGCATCATGTGCCCGCCGTTGTCGACGAAATCGTCACCCGGTCGGAGTTTCTGACCCCCGTCTGGGGCACGCCATCATCGGATTTCGGGCGCAACCAGGCCTGGTTCGAGTTCACCAGCCAGCTTGGCGCGCTGCTCGACCTCGATCTGGTCGGCCTGCCGGTCTACAGCTGGGGGTGTGCGGCGGGCCATGCGCTGCGCATGGCCGCGCGGCTGAACGGACGGCGGCGCGTTCTGGTCCCCGCCCTGCTCTGCCCCGAACGGCGCGCCGTCATCGACAGCTATTGCGCCTCGGCGACCGAACAGCACGCGATCCTGATCGACACCTATCCGTGCGACCGGCTGGGCCGCGCCGACATCGATGCGCTGAAGGCGCTTGCCGGGCCGGACATCGCCGCGATCTATTTTGAAAATCCCGCCTTTCTCGGCGGGCTGGAGCACCGCGCGGCGGACATCGTCGACATCGCCCATGCCGCCGGGGCCGAAGCGGTGGTCGGCGTCGATCCGATCAGCCTAGGCGTGGTCGCCCCGCCCGGGGCCTATGGCGCCGATATCGCGGTCGGCACCATCCAGACGCTTGGCATCCACATGCATGCCGGCGGCGGCCTTGGCGGGTTCATCGCCTCGCGCGACGAAGACCGCTATGCGGCCGAATATCCAACGCTGCTCAACAGCATCACCGAGGCGGTCGACGGGTCGCTGCAGTTCGGCCTGATGCGGTTCCACCAATCCTCCTACGGGTCACGCGAAGAAGGCAAGGACTGGACGGGCAACTCCACCTATCTCTGGGCGATCGGGGCCAGCGTTTACATGGCGCTGCTCGGCCCTGCCGGTTTTCGCGAAGTGGGCGAGCTGATCCTCGCCCGCTCGCATGCCGCCGCCGAGCGCCTTGCCCGCGTGCCGGGGCTGAGCGTGGCGGCGACCGGGGGCTTCTTCAAGGAGTTCACGGTCACCTTCGACCGGGTACCGGTCGAGGCGGTCGACCGGGCGCTGCGCGGTGCCGGGATCCTGGGCGGGTTGCCGCTCACCGGCGCGCTGCCCGGCATGGGCAATTCGGCGCTCTACGCCTTTACCGAGGTTCATGACCATGCCGCGATCGAGCGGCTCGCCACCACCCTTGAGGAGCTGCTCGCATGA
- a CDS encoding PLP-dependent aminotransferase family protein — MGNLQQVFKAYVWARAMGAEGISEASDMSVILNNYMEKRLLAIPGVTRSHPDMPGYRLEMTRFSLEELFEETGISAVEVQNRMADFGIDAFWLSHEPWIVPQPFTPEAGEMWSREDIDYWIDVLAHVCDEARRDPDLVRTAPHHQAAPPPAPRNLDDPAIGATTWAAYLRKRGTR, encoded by the coding sequence ATGGGCAATCTGCAGCAGGTGTTCAAAGCCTATGTCTGGGCGCGGGCGATGGGGGCCGAGGGCATTTCGGAAGCGTCCGACATGTCGGTCATCCTGAACAATTACATGGAAAAGCGCCTGCTCGCGATCCCGGGCGTCACCCGGTCGCACCCCGACATGCCGGGCTATCGGCTGGAAATGACCCGGTTCAGCCTTGAAGAACTGTTCGAGGAGACCGGCATCAGCGCGGTCGAGGTGCAGAACCGCATGGCGGATTTCGGCATCGACGCCTTCTGGCTCAGCCATGAACCCTGGATCGTGCCGCAGCCCTTCACGCCCGAAGCCGGCGAGATGTGGTCGCGCGAAGACATCGACTATTGGATCGATGTGCTCGCCCATGTCTGCGACGAGGCGCGGCGCGACCCCGATCTGGTGCGCACGGCACCGCATCATCAGGCCGCACCGCCGCCCGCGCCGCGCAACCTCGATGATCCCGCGATCGGCGCCACCACCTGGGCCGCCTATCTGCGCAAGCGCGGCACGCGGTGA
- a CDS encoding aminotransferase class III-fold pyridoxal phosphate-dependent enzyme, producing MLVDDRGRSYVDAMAGLWCVNVGYGRSEIAEALRDQAEQLSYCHAFSSMSSDKPALLAARLIAMAPPGMSKVFFGNSGSDANDTQVKIAWYYNNALGRPAKKKIIARQRGYHGVTVMTAGMTGLPGLHAGFDLPLPMIRHTLPPRRLWEGHGLSDAQLVAKLVDDLEALIAREGADTIAAMIVEPVMGAGGVVLPPEGYMPAIRDILRRHDILMIADEVICGFGRLGSMFGSLLYDMQPDLITVAKGLTSAYFPLSACIVSDRVWSVLKDGGAQYGAFGHGYTYSAHPLGAAAALANLNLIENERLVDRVVDLGAHMQQQLRAAFSDHPLVGEVRGHALIGAVEFVAGIGADGPVAFDPALKVAPRIVKGALERGVIGRALPSADTIAFSPPFVIERYEIDRAVQAFRDAADQVLGELRAAGAF from the coding sequence GTGCTCGTCGATGACCGTGGCCGCAGCTATGTCGATGCGATGGCCGGCCTGTGGTGCGTCAATGTCGGCTATGGCCGGAGCGAGATTGCCGAGGCGCTGCGCGATCAGGCCGAACAGCTGTCCTACTGCCATGCCTTTTCATCGATGAGCAGCGACAAGCCGGCGCTGCTGGCGGCGCGGCTGATCGCGATGGCCCCGCCGGGCATGTCGAAGGTGTTTTTCGGGAACTCGGGGTCCGACGCCAATGACACCCAGGTCAAGATCGCCTGGTATTACAACAATGCGCTCGGCCGCCCGGCGAAGAAGAAGATCATCGCCCGCCAGCGCGGCTATCACGGCGTGACCGTCATGACGGCGGGCATGACCGGCCTGCCCGGGCTGCATGCCGGGTTCGACCTGCCGCTGCCGATGATCCGCCACACGCTGCCGCCGCGCCGGCTGTGGGAAGGACATGGGCTGAGCGATGCCCAGCTGGTGGCAAAGCTGGTCGATGATCTGGAGGCGCTGATCGCCCGCGAAGGGGCCGACACGATCGCCGCGATGATCGTCGAGCCGGTGATGGGCGCGGGCGGGGTGGTGCTGCCGCCCGAAGGCTATATGCCTGCCATCCGCGACATCCTGCGCCGCCACGACATTCTGATGATCGCCGATGAGGTCATTTGCGGCTTCGGGCGGCTGGGATCGATGTTCGGATCGCTGCTCTATGACATGCAGCCCGATCTGATCACCGTCGCCAAGGGGCTGACCTCTGCCTATTTCCCGCTGTCGGCCTGCATCGTGTCCGACCGGGTGTGGTCGGTCCTGAAGGATGGCGGCGCGCAATATGGTGCCTTTGGTCATGGCTATACCTATTCGGCGCATCCGCTGGGGGCGGCGGCCGCGCTCGCCAATCTCAACCTGATCGAGAATGAGCGGCTGGTCGACCGGGTGGTCGATCTTGGCGCGCATATGCAGCAGCAGCTGCGCGCGGCGTTCAGCGATCATCCGCTGGTGGGCGAAGTGCGCGGACATGCGCTGATCGGCGCGGTGGAGTTCGTTGCGGGCATCGGGGCTGACGGGCCGGTCGCGTTCGATCCGGCGCTCAAGGTCGCGCCGCGGATCGTCAAGGGCGCGCTGGAGCGTGGGGTGATCGGCCGGGCGCTGCCATCGGCGGACACGATCGCCTTTTCGCCACCTTTCGTGATCGAACGCTATGAGATCGACCGCGCTGTCCAGGCATTCCGGGACGCGGCCGATCAGGTGCTTGGTGAACTGCGCGCGGCCGGGGCCTTCTGA
- a CDS encoding IclR family transcriptional regulator domain-containing protein encodes MDAADLETEGSDRDYVNSLARGLEVISAFTRARPRMTLSEIARETGMTRATARRFLLTLVREGYAEKDNKLFSLKPKVLELGYSALSSMGILDVVQPVMNDLSRTLQESVFAAVLTGDYVTYIARATSERLVNVSITVGSRTPAHAVSTGRVLLAAEPIEALHRYLERVKLEPLTPHTVVSKVKLRAEIDRVRLENYSIVDQELEVGLGSISVPVRNGEGRVLAALNVCCPSARMTVEDMRRQILPELTAASQTITRGL; translated from the coding sequence ATGGACGCAGCGGACCTCGAAACTGAAGGCAGCGACCGGGACTATGTGAACTCGCTGGCGCGCGGGCTGGAGGTCATCTCGGCATTCACCCGCGCACGGCCGCGCATGACGCTGAGCGAGATTGCGCGGGAAACCGGCATGACGCGGGCGACGGCGCGCCGTTTCCTGCTCACCCTTGTCCGCGAAGGCTATGCGGAGAAGGACAACAAGCTGTTCAGTCTGAAGCCCAAGGTGCTCGAACTGGGCTATTCGGCGCTGTCGTCGATGGGCATTCTGGACGTGGTCCAGCCGGTGATGAACGATCTGTCGCGCACGCTGCAGGAATCGGTGTTCGCCGCCGTGCTGACCGGCGATTACGTGACCTATATCGCGCGGGCGACGTCCGAACGGCTGGTCAATGTCAGCATCACCGTGGGCAGCCGGACGCCGGCCCATGCGGTGTCGACCGGGCGCGTGCTGCTGGCCGCAGAGCCGATCGAGGCGCTGCACCGCTATCTGGAACGGGTGAAGCTGGAACCGCTGACGCCGCATACCGTGGTGTCGAAGGTCAAGCTGCGCGCCGAGATCGACCGGGTCAGGCTGGAGAATTACAGCATTGTCGACCAGGAGCTTGAGGTCGGGCTGGGGTCGATCTCCGTGCCGGTCCGCAATGGCGAAGGCCGGGTGCTGGCGGCGCTCAACGTCTGCTGCCCCTCGGCGCGGATGACGGTCGAGGACATGCGCCGGCAGATCCTGCCGGAACTGACGGCGGCTTCGCAGACGATCACCCGCGGCCTCTGA